TTCCTTTTgtaaaggatttttaaaaaaaataaagagttCTACAGCAGTAGTTAGGATTGTATAGTCTGCGATATGTTCTTTGAGGATATGACACTTGTTTAACCTGTTATGGGGTATTATTACAATAGTTCCCACTAGTATGATTACAatgtcagaaaaataaatgtctgattCCTTGGCAATTTATGTACTAAACCATAGTGCCAATGGTAAATAACACTTTAAATTCTTTTAACTTTGAACTCTTGGCTTAATCTAGATTTGGGGTAACTAGTATTAAAAGTTCCACTTTATAATcttgtttattgatttttaaGGGACTAACAGTGAAACTAGAAATGCACTTTTTAGTGCATTATTTAATAgatctgaaaatatattttcagggGTGTGGAGCCAAAATCACTGTTGCAAAGAAAACTAGTTTTAACATGCCACAACTCTACCACACCTAAAAAAATTCAGTAGATGTTCACCTGCAGGAAGTTATAGCAACACATTTTACTACATTTGCTGTCATTTATGTCTGTTACAATATCTTTAATCATAATGACacgtatgttttttttcttaaataataatgtgtgaACCTCTTTTGGATACATTCGCATTGTATGGAAAGTAATGTGTTTACAGTGGATGTCAAGTGACTGATGTCAAAGGATAGTACTGTtgtcagtaataataataaaagtgaaGACCACAGACTGGATAACTGGTAAGCTCTTTAAGATGACTTAGCTAATTGCTGTCAGGCCAAACGTTCTGTTCAGAAttaatagtttctttttattaGAATGAGTCTTGAGTTACCTTGACTTTAAAGTTCATTCTCTAGTTCACATTGGTaagattaattatttatactgGGATTTAGTTTATTTCATTAGCATCTAATCCTAAATAACAGGTGATGCAGTGTAAATTATTAGAACTAAATAAAAAGTGATTACTCTTAAAAACACACCTTAAGAATAGAATTATAATGCATTAGGAACATTATTATATGCTGCTTTTGGGTCATGGTTATAGTAGTATTTTTGTGTTGCATAAAGTAGAGTCATGTACATGTCATAGTTCACATATAGACATGGGTATAGGTGAACATGGTAAGCACATTTAGCTGATACATTCTGAATATAACAAATGAGCAAACCTTTACGTTTAacttatataaacaataataggACATTTAAAGTATATTGTCATGTATATTatgcttaatgttttttttaatatacttttttaCAAAAAGGAAGAGGAATACAGTCACTggtgaaaacataaaaaagaacAGATTATGGAAGAACTTACCATGTCACACAATGATTCTGATATTCATTGTGGTGATTTCCCACAGAAAATATCAGCTTCTATTCTTCCTCCTATAATCATCACTGAGCTTCTGTTGGGCCTGCCAGGGAATCTGATAGCATTAGGTATCTTCTGTTTCCGTTTTCGATTCTGGAGACCCACCATACTGTTTCTCTTCAACCTGGTTCTGGCTGACTTCCTGCTCCTGATGAGTTTACCTTTCCGGATTGACAATCTGCTCCGTGGCGAGAACTGGGTGTTTGGTGATGCTTGGTGTCGTATCAACCTCTTCATGATTGCAGTGAACCGTTCAGCCAGCATTGGCTTCATGACGGCTGTGGCTTTGGATCGGTACTTTAAGGTTGTCCATCCACTTCATAAAGTGAACTTCATGAGATTACGACACGTTGCTATGACTGTTTGCTTCATCTGGACTGTGGCGATTGCTCTGCGGCTCCCACTGTTAGTGAACAACGATGTCCTGAGAAAGCTGGAAAATGATTCTTATGAGAATGCCTCTTTGACAAATAAGACTGATGAGAATATCTATTTGTGTCGGAGCTTCCACCCCTATGAGAACCCACCACTGAGCATCCAGCTCCACTACCTAGTGTACATCTTGGAGTTTTTCTTCCCTCTATTGCTTATACTCTTTTGCTCCATCCAAATCTACTGTGTTTTACGTCAACGCCAGgtcagtaaaaagaaaaatctgcaGGCCATGAGGATTGTTCTGGTAATAGTTGGGGTCTTCATCATATGTTTCGGTCCTGGTGTTGTCACAGGACTTTCTGCACTCTATCTGAAAACTCTGGGAAATGACTACTGTACAGCCTTTAAACTAAATAGTgaagtgtttattgttttcattggGTTCACCTACCTGAACAGTGTGCTGGACCCCATAATCTATTGCTTTTCTGGCTCCCTCTTCCGTGACACTTTTAAAGGTTCGATCTATCAGTATAGAATGTATAGGGCATCGATGAGTATTCGCAAAAGTGAAATTGGCAGTCAAAACAGGCAAAACTTAACTTTCTCTACTTTTGAAAGAAAGGAGCCACATTATAGAGATAGCCACATTATAGAAATTGTCAGTATGACAAATTTGTAAAACTGAGCTAATCCTCATCTCCTTGAAATCATTTGACAGAATATTGTATATTAGATTCTTCTAATAGAAATTTTCACCAGCTTCACTGGCCAATAAGCCACTAATTTCAAAGATCTAATATTATCATTTGTGGCATTTGGCAgatattttatgcttttttgatgttattacaaatgttttaacacAGAAATAATCATCTATTCACACCATTCTTATCCAATCAATTACCATATTACTATATAGTAACTTTGGTTGAATATAGGCcaaaaaatgcttttgttgttgtttttttcttcaaaaactATCAACAATTTTCATGAGAATATTGGTTCTGAGTAAACTGAAAATTCCTTAGTCAATGTACACTCTGGCTAGATTTTAGTGTgcttaaataaaatacatcatGAGTTcacaaatgatatttttaatttatacataAATCTGCCACGTTGAAGTatgttgtattttataaaatctaaataaataaataaaataatcagtaaAAACCTTGGGACATATtcataaaatgtaacaataatCAAGCTATGCCCTGCAAAATGTAGGCATTTAATTCCTATTCATAAAgctaatgttaataaataaataactcttACTATTGCATTTGAAGAATTTTCAATCATGCTCACTCCTAACAGACCAAAAATCtaccttttaaattaaatagGTAAATGTGTGAGTGTCCAGAATTTTGCGGATGACTTCCATTGATTGTGACCAAACATTGTTAAAGGAAATACAGTCTGATCCACATAATTTTCATGCTGGAAAATTTACTCTTGGAATGGATCAGGTGGTATTTTTTGTAAAGCCGTGTTCTACTATGAATCACCAACATCATatgcaaaaaaagacaaaatggagTAGGATCATAAAACAGTCCAAAATTGCAAAAGAAAGTAGGCTCTtctgttgcaaaaaaaaaaagcaggctGGTGTAATTTATTGCACATATTACAGCCTAAATATGAGATGCAGCCGAAACATTTTCTCCATTATAAACAACATTGAATTTAACCTAAAACCTTATGTTCTCACATGAAACTCATACTGGTAAAAAAGAACTAATGTTTGACAGTGTAGTATCATATCACCTCATAGAAGGTTCCGTAACAGCACCGAATAATGAATCATCGGCTTGTGAATTTAAACTGTATTCTTTTTGTAAGAAGGTCTGTGCTCTATTCCCCTGCTTAATACCACACAAAAGCCGATGTGATGTACTGCTTTGCTTTTGGAACTTGAAAGAGGAAGAAGTGAGCTGTTATACTACCATGTTGAAACTCTTACCTAGATATCAGCTCTCAAGACATTGTTTATATTCATTTAGGGAGGTAGCTGAAAATATcttgggagaggagagaggctAAGTGTCCTGCACTTCCACCACTCCCCCCCAAATAGATGTTTgatatttcttcatttatttttcaacaagtcaaatcaaatcaaatatatttcagtGATCATAAAAAATTTTCTTGTTGGATGAAGGTTTTGAAAAAACTCTGGAGTAACccacagaagtgctttgtagctTCTGTTCCATCAAATGCAAATCCTTATGTGAGAATAGATATATCAGTGTTCAGAATTCTATCAGGCTAAAGCCCAGGCTAGAGTGGAAAAGTAACCAAATAGGTTACCATTTGGCAAATAGAACATGAATATTTTGATTATTGCAGGGCTCAGGCTTTATTATAGTAAATGTGCACAGCAAATGTGAGAGATTTTTTACACAATTGATATCAGCAAATCAGTATCTTGTGCAGTAGATTTACTGgtcttaaaaacaaactaaacccATGCTTCATCCTAAATTGGTCAATATTTCTAACTGATGTAAAATCCATGCTATCAGAGAAACAATTGTCATTTTGTAATACAAGGTCTATGTAGTTGTACATGACTGGATGAGTTTAGACCACATTTAACTTCAAAAGATTTCTACAACCTGTCTATTGTTTAGCCCTTGTCTTACACTATGTGTTTTTGCTGCTCATCCACTCTGCTTAGTCTGtatggtttctttctttttcatcagTTTGCTCCTGTTTGCTCCTTATTTATCTTTTTCTACTTTTCCTGATTAGTCTGGTTCTTCTCCTGTTTGCCTAGTTTATTCTTAATCTGCCCATTTAACCtaatttgtcttgttttctccTGTTTAATTATAATTCTGACTGGTTTTTCTAGTTTGTCTAGTTTTCcttctgttcatttattattcCAACTGtactgtttgctttgtgttatACCAGCCTCTTCCTGGTTCTTCTTAGCTTTGGTTAgacctgtttctgtctgtttaattTGACTACCTCTAGTTTTCATGTCTCCAGATATTATTAgcatgttttgctgtgtttggttttacccagtgttttgttttgtttcccttctTGTTGATAGTTCtgattttctgttgtttattaaacatattcattGTTTTCACCTCACCTGTCTGCCTTCATTCTTGTCATGTTGTCCACTCCATACATCTCTAAATCAGAATATCTGTATTCAATAATTAGAAGCCGTGCATGTCTGTGAGAGCGTTCGCCCTCTCGGCAGCCCATGTTATAGTTGTCTGGTCTAGCAGCTTACCTCTGCCCCAGTACTCTAAATTTGACTGTGGCTAAGACCAATGACTTGTGGAGTGCTACTCCATCAGAAAAGGACATCTGATTAGGCCTTCGTGTTAGACTGGAACTCTGGACATTATGCATGGTCATTCATA
This region of Electrophorus electricus isolate fEleEle1 chromosome 11, fEleEle1.pri, whole genome shotgun sequence genomic DNA includes:
- the LOC113572750 gene encoding hydroxycarboxylic acid receptor 2-like; protein product: MSHNDSDIHCGDFPQKISASILPPIIITELLLGLPGNLIALGIFCFRFRFWRPTILFLFNLVLADFLLLMSLPFRIDNLLRGENWVFGDAWCRINLFMIAVNRSASIGFMTAVALDRYFKVVHPLHKVNFMRLRHVAMTVCFIWTVAIALRLPLLVNNDVLRKLENDSYENASLTNKTDENIYLCRSFHPYENPPLSIQLHYLVYILEFFFPLLLILFCSIQIYCVLRQRQVSKKKNLQAMRIVLVIVGVFIICFGPGVVTGLSALYLKTLGNDYCTAFKLNSEVFIVFIGFTYLNSVLDPIIYCFSGSLFRDTFKGSIYHWFENCKVNCYDFKRL